Proteins encoded together in one Ogataea parapolymorpha DL-1 chromosome III, whole genome shotgun sequence window:
- a CDS encoding Zinc-finger transcription factor: MSTDGQPLVKTDKEATRSKKIACVECRQQKAKCDAHETAPEPCTRCKRRKLPCELKSDYKRTYKRAKIAQLEKEYEFLRQRLQGDVRSMEYVPQITTLPPLNAVTAPLPGPPPPQTIPPILPFVSPSPSPATAPSTVPTGPAVMRNTTESTFFGTKGPDPVAVPRVHIDPSLYMCSPKSLGDVNLSEDQIRALFYEYVERYHPILPVVDVHKGVEKLYKLCPVLFWTIMYTGLRKHQSSAISREESSRLYFALSPILKSALAELAIAPITRYAPAEMEEAILNVSSVFSVQALLIYTYWPPLKSSLSADASWNSIGMAIFQAIRIGLHVPGHSSDGMKTNNMDLLQEQVRTWLCCNAVSQIIGTAFGFPSFVQLDTSLLMSCKPNSALEIPDSLRQMVEIQLFEDCLAKTLNSNPLDPLRLVDASERLPLLQLLHNQLDQLEIKLLTDFAHPVDDMLRMNLYAARLHITTYYFLDTDRIAPFELTKGMTKAYNAALAVIMHCKDAQARDKGFMKYMPGVHVLTIWQAAFIIAKLVHSSYSSFVDVGAGKEAYQSAINLVLKASVVKHDMAHRSSGIMRSLWPLFKTLHERGDEFQKVTVRSRMAASVFFDCLWILREKSGMIKLAPRESSSNVDSGAADEESESEAYEDAVDSNSESEATPDDQQIAKDVHDTPGSSISSQSRRRRKQRSLSNTLHPESSARKIIKTIPLDPQPIALSDKQDRSSAASSSKASPFLSQYKSPPEQTKVQPENTKKTRKSDTSENREFPLDSWEMVTDIDSDFLFKNIDTVMDVFGFHAE, from the coding sequence ATGAGTACTGATGGACAGCCATTGGTGAAAACCGATAAGGAGGCGACAAGGTCAAAGAAAATTGCTTGTGTCGAATGCCGACAGCAGAAGGCCAAGTGCGATGCCCACGAAACGGCCCCCGAGCCCTGTACCAGATGCAAGCGGCGAAAATTGCCGTGTGAGCTGAAATCAGACTACAAGAGAACTTACAAACGCGCCAAAATAGCACAGTTAGAGAAAGAGTATGAATTTCTTCGACAACGGCTTCAGGGAGACGTGAGAAGTATGGAGTACGTTCCTCAGATCACTACACTTCCTCCCCTAAATGCCGTTACCGCACCTCTTCCCGGTCCTCCACCGCCGCAGACCATACCTCCAATCCTACCATTTGTGTCTCCATCCCCGTCTCCAGCTACTGCGCCCTCTACGGTGCCAACTGGTCCAGCAGTAATGCGGAACACGACCGAGTCCACATTTTTTGGCACTAAAGGCCCCGATCCTGTTGCGGTTCCCCGAGTACATATAGACCCGTCTCTGTACATGTGCTCCCCAAAATCTCTTGGAGACGTTAATCTTTCAGAGGACCAAATCAGGGCTCTTTTTTACGAGTACGTTGAACGCTACCACCCGATCCTGCCCGTCGTTGATGTCCACAAAGGTGTGGAAAAATTGTACAAATTGTGCCCAGTGCTTTTTTGGACCATCATGTACACAGGACTACGAAAACATCAGTCATCGGCCATTTCGAGAGAGGAATCCAGCCGGCTCTATTTTGCACTTTCTCCGATTCTCAAGTCCGCTTTGGCAGAACTCGCAATTGCGCCAATTACGAGATATGCACCTGCAGAGATGGAAGAGGCCATTCTCAACGTTTCCAGTGTTTTCTCTGTTCAGGCCTTACTAATTTACACCTACTGGCCCCCTTTGAAGTCCTCGTTGAGCGCTGACGCGAGCTGGAACTCAATAGGAatggccattttccaggcTATTAGAATTGGACTCCATGTGCCGGGTCATTCGTCTGACGGTATGAAAACAAACAACATGGATTTATTACAGGAGCAGGTGAGAACTTGGCTATGCTGCAATGCGGTGTCCCAGATTATTGGTACTGCGTTTGGCTTTCCTAGctttgtccagctcgacaCGTCTTTGTTGATGTCGTGCAAGCCAAACAGTGCGCTGGAGATCCCTGATTCACTGAGGCAGATGGTTGAAATCCAGTTGTTTGAGGACTGTCTGGCCAAAACACTGAACAGTAATCCTTTGGACCCTCTGCGACTAGTGGATGCCTCAGAAAGACTCCCGTTGCTGCAGCTACTACACAATCAACTGGACCAGTTAGAAATTAAGCTGCTGACGGACTTCGCCCATCCTGTGGACGACATGTTGCGGATGAACCTTTACGCTGCCAGACTGCACATTACAACATACTATTTTCTGGACACCGATAGAATTGCACCTTTCGAGCTCACCAAAGGCATGACTAAAGCATACAATGCTGCGTTGGCCGTTATTATGCACTGCAAAGATGCCCAGGCCAGAGATAAAGGTTTCATGAAGTACATGCCCGGGGTCCATGTCCTGACAATCTGGCAGGCTGCCTTTATCATTGCCAAACTCGTGCACTCCTCGTATTCCTCGTTTGTGGATGTTGGTGCTGGAAAGGAGGCTTACCAAAGCGCAATCAACCTCGTTTTGAAGGCTTCGGTCGTCAAGCACGACATGGCACACAGATCCTCGGGAATCATGCGCTCGCTCTGGCCCCTGTTCAAGACGCTACATGAACGTGGAgacgagttccagaaagTTACTGTGCGTTCGCGGATGGCTGCGAGCGTGTTTTTTGACTGTCTATGGATTTTGCGTGAGAAGAGCGGTATGATCAAGCTGGCACCGCGCGAAAGCTCCTCAAACGTCGACAGCGGAGCAGCAGACGAAGAGTCAGAGTCGGAGGCCTACGAAGATGCTGTGGACTCCAACTCGGAGTCTGAAGCGACACCCGATGATCAACAGATTGCCAAGGACGTTCACGACACGCCCGGTTCGTCTATTTCGTCCCAGTCGCGGAGACGgagaaaacaaagaagCTTGTCAAACACGCTGCATCCAGAATCGTCTGCCCGTAAAATTATCAAAACAATTCCGCTTGATCCCCAGCCGATAGCTTTGAGCGACAAGCAGGACCGCAGCAGTGCCGCTTCAAGCAGTAAGGCGTCGCCATTTTTGTCACAGTACAAATCGCCTCCGGAGCAGACCAAAGTGCAACCGGAAAATACGAAAAAGACGCGCAAATCAGACACGAGCGAAAACCGCGAGTTCCCGCTGGACTCGTGGGAGATGGTGACGGACATCGATTCGGACTTTCTGTTTAAGAATATCGACACAGTGATGGATGTGTTCGGGTTCCATGCTGAGTAA
- a CDS encoding Carnitine acetyltransferase: protein MSNLTFQHEAQLPRLPVPALLETVDQALKALKPLVSADEYRHLEEKSFELLNSDIVQLLQQHLLESSKLNHNYLESEGISPTTANVYGDLRGHTLPRNPFFIFEDDPLKSMPPTQAFRASILVTSALRFIVALRQDLLTPDTAPKSKQPLSMSSYHNLFGTTIVPFNNGVTIKRCTDYQKSRHIVVMARSQFYVLEVLSEDHQIWFSKHELKEILLEIMEDSKKEDQADVSRHAIGSFTTELKSTWKHARSCLERSNQDVLEILDNALFVVSLDHEAPTDDLQKVQYVSHGTSRIDSNGIQVGTCTNRYYDKLNLIITENSVAACVYPAACMDGTTVLRFVSDIYTDSVLRLARKINGTNYTLWKNVNTVPINSQLDKPTFQKLEFNLTPELRSGLHLAETRLADIIHQHEYVSRTVTTLGNSVFANKLNLPADSIVQLAIQITYYALYGKPAPTLEPVSTRKFRDARTEPICIQSEAVLALCQAFISQTSGSQKWNLLLDAVHEHSQKIRNASRGQGFERHLSALRSAFIQLDLLQKLHPNVPRCQTRQVPPFLFEPALDHLYKPELLVANCGNPALHLFGVTPAIPTGFGIGYIIKDDMISIVASSQWRQTDRFLETLESVFDEIKSLWKEEGSVSDKSTERSRARELESYVGTIPKSMVSSNYTLKSSNILGGYDYFDVNELAARSGNSTAMHSSMSTRSNSAMNIDTTRDQGVGKRIRVNED from the coding sequence ATGTCCAACCTAACGTTCCAGCATGAGGCCCAATTGCCCCGGCTTCCGGTCCCTGCTCTGCTGGAGACCGTGGACCAGGCGCTCAAGGCTCTGAAACCGCTCGTTTCTGCCGATGAGTATCGCCATCTTGAGGAAAAATCGtttgagcttctcaacTCAGACAtcgttcagctcctccagcagcactTGCTTGAAAGTTCCAAGCTTAATCACAATTATTTGGAATCTGAGGGAATTTCCCCTACCACGGCAAATGTGTACGGCGATCTCAGAGGACATACGTTGCCAAGGAATCCCTTCttcatttttgaagacGATCCCCTCAAATCGATGCCCCCCACACAGGCTTTCCGGGCTTCGATTTTGGTCACCTCCGCGTTGCGCTTTATTGTGGCTCTGCGCCAGGACCTCCTCACGCCGGACACAGCCCCAAAAAGCAAGCAGCCGCTCTCCATGAGCTCCTACCATAATCTGTTTGGAACCACCATCGTGCCCTTCAACAATGGTGTCACCATAAAAAGATGTACCGATTACCAGAAGAGCAGGCACATCGTCGTGATGGCCAGATCCCAGTTCTACGTCCTTGAGGTGCTTTCTGAAGACCATCAGATCTGGTTTTCCAAGCACGAGCTGAAAGAAATTCTGCTCGAGATCATGGAGGACTCGAAGAAGGAAGACCAGGCAGACGTGTCACGGCATGCAATTGGCTCCTTCACGACTGAACTCAAGTCCACATGGAAGCACGCACGCTCGTGTCTAGAACGCTCGAACCAGGACGTTCTGGAAATCCTCGATAACGCGCTATTTGTGGTGTCTCTGGACCACGAGGCCCCAACTGACGACCTGCAGAAAGTGCAATATGTTTCGCATGGAACGTCAAGAATTGACTCAAACGGGATCCAGGTCGGCACGTGTACCAATCGCTACTACGACAAGCTGAATTTGATCATTACAGAAAACTCTGTCGCAGCCTGTGTGTATCCTGCTGCATGCATGGATGGAACCACTGTGCTGCGGTTCGTGAGCGATATTTACACAGACTCAGTTTTGCGTCTAGCCAGGAAGATCAACGGTACAAACTACACCCTTTGGAAGAACGTCAACACCGTTCCGATCAATagccagctggacaagCCAACGttccaaaagctcgaaTTCAACCTCACTCCTGAACTTCGGTCAGGCCTGCACCTTGCTGAGACCCGTCTAGCAGACATTATTCACCAGCACGAGTACGTCTCCAGAACAGTGACGACCCTTGGAAACAGCGTCTTTGCCAACAAACTTAACCTCCCTGCAGACTCGATCGTTCAGCTGGCTATTCAGATTACGTACTATGCCCTTTACGGAAAACCAGCGCCAACGCTCGAACCTGTCAGTACTCGCAAGTTCAGAGACGCTCGAACGGAGCCAATATGCATCCAGAGCGAGGCTGTGCTTGCTCTTTGCCAGGCTTTCATCTCGCAGACCTCAGGCTCCCAGAAATGGAATTTGCTTCTTGATGCCGTTCACGAGCACTCGCAGAAAATACGCAACGCTTCCAGAGGACAGGGATTTGAACGGCATCTCAGTGCCCTAAGATCGGCGTTCATACagcttgatcttcttcagaagCTGCATCCAAACGTTCCAAGGTGTCAGACACGTCAGGTGCCGCCATTCTTGTTTGAGCCTGCTCTGGACCATCTGTACAAGCCtgagctccttgtcgcGAATTGCGGAAACCCGGCGTTGCACCTATTTGGTGTCACCCCGGCCATTCCCACCGGCTTTGGAATTGGCTACATCATCAAGGATGACATGATTTCGATTGTGGCTTCGTCGCAATGGAGACAGACAGACAGGTTTTTGGAAACGTTGGAGAGTGTTTTTGACGAAATTAAGTCTCTATGGAAAGAAGAGGGAAGTGTCTCTGACAAGTCCACAGAGCGCAGCAGAgccagagagctggaatcGTACGTTGGTACGATTCCTAAATCCATGGTTTCCAGTAACTACACGTTAAAGAGCTCCAATATTTTGGGTGGTTACGATTATTTCGacgtgaacgagctggCAGCAAGGTCGGGGAACAGCACCGCCATGCACAGTAGCATGAGCACACGGTCCAACAGCGCGATGAATATCGATACAACGCGCGATCAAGGCGTGGGAAAGCGCATTCGCGTGAACGAGGACTAG
- a CDS encoding 40S ribosomal protein S5, producing the protein MSEVEAQQPVEQYEEEIVSEPVEVKFVELATPIPKDIQAGTQEVKLFNKWSFEDVTVKDISLTDYIQIRQPVYVSHTAGRYASKRFRKAQCPIVERLTNSLMMNGRNNGKKLKAVRIVKHAMEIINVLTEQNPLQVIVDAIVNTGPREDSTRIGSAGTVRRQAVDVSPLRRVNQAIALLTIGAREAAFRNVKTIAECLAEELINAAKGSSTSYAIKKKDELERVAKSNR; encoded by the coding sequence ATGTCTGAAGTCGAAGCACAACAACCAGTCGAACAatacgaggaggagattgtcTCTGAACCAGTGGAGGTCAAGTTCGTCGAGCTTGCCACTCCTATCCCTAAAGACATCCAGGCCGGCACCCAAGAGGTGAAGCTGTTCAACAAGTGGTCTTTTGAAGACGTCACCGTCAAGGACATCTCCCTGACCGATTACATCCAGATCAGACAGCCAGTGTACGTTTCCCACACTGCTGGCAGATACGCCTCCAAGAGATTCAGAAAGGCTCAGTGTCCTATTGTCGAGAGATTGACCAACTCTTTGATGATGAACGGTAGAAACAACGGTAAGAAACTCAAGGCTGTGAGAATCGTCAAGCACGCCATGGAGATTATCAATGTCTTGACCGAACAAAACCCACTCCAGGTCATTGTTGACGCCATCGTCAACACCGGTCCAAGAGAAGACTCCACCAGAATTGGATCTGCCGGTACTGTTAGAAGACAGGCTGTTGATGTTTCTCCACTCAGAAGAGTCAACCAGGCCATTGCTCTGTTGACTATCGGTGCCAGAGAGGCTGCTTTCAGAAACGTCAAGACCATTGCTGAATGTCTTGCTGAGGAACTGATTAACGCTGCCAAGGGCTCTTCTACCTCGTacgccatcaagaagaaggacgagTTGGAGAGAGTTGCCAAGAGTAACCGTTAA
- a CDS encoding Disrupter of telomere silencing protein 6 has translation MENTTDNNTDKNANKITLPSIRDLGPDLTPSPPQLPPPRVSLPRISAPSRSPDQSALPPPSPYLISSPYPPPRQYGASPQHPYPISHPHYISAYHQEPVDYRPPPGPNYYMPPAPNTQPYPMGHPHMVLPPPGHVSSRYVSKSSSAWSPEDDKLLRMLKEEKNYGWREIASYFPNRTINACQFRWRRLVVGVAGKKHSDGSVSPKSARSKLRSRESEDSDTETAKEDEREDEKDRDKHKDIKAADLKRLLN, from the coding sequence ATGGAAAATACTACAGATAACAACACCGACAAAAATGCTAACAAGATCACCCTACCCTCTATCCGAGATTTGGGCCCTGACTTGACTCCATCGCCGCCGCAACTTCCGCCTCCGAGAGTAAGCCTACCTCGAATATCGGCGCCCTCCAGGTCTCCCGATCAGTCGGCCcttcctcctccatctccttACCTGATCTCATCGCCCTACCCACCCCCACGGCAGTACGGAGCCTCCCCGCAGCACCCTTACCCCATTTCACATCCCCATTACATCTCTGCATACCACCAAGAGCCAGTCGATTACCGTCCTCCCCCTGGCCCGAATTACTACATGCCGCCTGCGCCCAATACTCAACCATATCCCATGGGGCACCCCCACATGGTCCTCCCGCCTCCTGGCCATGTCTCGTCGCGATACGtttccaaatccagcagcgcATGGAGCCCTGAAGACGACAAGCTATTGAGAATGCTaaaggaggagaagaacTATGGTTGGAGAGAAATCGCCTCGTATTTTCCCAACAGAACGATAAACGCGTGCCAATTCCGCTGGCGAAGGCTCGTCGTGGGCGTGGCCGGCAAAAAACATTCCGATGGATCTGTCTCGCCCAAGAGCGCGCGCTCGAAACTACGCTCTCGTGAGAGTGAAGACTCGGACACTGAAACGGCCAAAGAAGATGAGAGggaggacgaaaaggacaGAGACAAACACAAAGACATAAAGGCGGCCGACCTCAAGCGACTGCTCAACTAA
- a CDS encoding peroxiredoxin Q/BCP, producing MVRRSARLREQEAQEAIPEPKKQKTEAKKPAAGKLSEEKKPVEKKEANKVESKKTLQEGDVLPDDLELENQDGEKVAVAQYAKDAKILVLFLYPKASTPGCTRQAIGFRDKAEELIKLGVTVVGLSSDSPKAQTNFKTKQQLPYDLWSDPSKQLIGLLGAKKHPSGIVRSDFIFKDGILRVKRVGISPEKSFNGAIELVKGLSE from the coding sequence ATGGTGCGTAGATCTGCCAGATTGAGAGAGCAGGAGGCCCAGGAGGCTATTCCGGAGCCCAAAAAACAAAAGACCGAGGCGAAAAAGCCGGCTGCCGGCAAATTGAGtgaggagaagaagccagtggaaaaaaaggAGGCTAACAAAGTGGAGTCAAAGAAAACACTACAAGAAGGGGACGTGCTTCCTGACGATCTGGAACTGGAAAATCAAGACGGCGAAAAAGTTGCCGTTGCGCAGTACGCAAAGGACGCTAAGATTTTGGTTCTGTTCTTGTATCCAAAAGCCTCGACTCCAGGATGTACGCGTCAGGCAATCGGGTTCAGAGACAAAGCCGAGGAATTGATTAAATTAGGCGTCACTGTAGTGGGGCTTAGCTCAGACTCGCCTAAGGCACAGACTAATTTTAAAACAAAGCAGCAATTGCCCTACGATTTGTGGTCTGACCCGTCAAAACAGCTGATCGGGCTGCTTGGCGCTAAAAAACACCCTAGCGGCATCGTCAGGTCAGACTTTATTTTCAAGGATGGAATTCTGAGGGTCAAACGGGTCGGTATCTCGCCAGAGAAGAGCTTCAATGGTGCGATCGAGCTAGTCAAGGGCCTCAGTGAGTGA
- a CDS encoding Aquaporin-1: MDAEQQLGYSPALKTSKFGLSNTLKNHLVAASGEFIGTFIFLWVAYMIAQIANQDEFYPSEGSNPAKLIMISFGFGFGVMVAIFLTCRVSGGNLNPAVTLSLVLARAISPIRGLIMMVSQIVAGMAAAGAASAMTPGPVAFANGLGGGCSKSRGLFIEMFGTTLLCITVLMTAVEQSNLSDYAPVCIGLSLFLGHLICVYYTGAGLNPARSFGPCIAARSFPVYHWIYWVGPILGSLLAFSIWQFWKLLDYETCVVEQED; encoded by the coding sequence ATGGACGCTGAACAACAATTGGGCTACTCGCCAGCTCTCAAGACCTCCAAATTTGGTCTCTCCAACACCTTGAAGAACCACTTGGTCGCTGCCTCTGGCGAATTTATCGGTACCTTCATCTTCCTGTGGGTCGCATACATGATTGCCCAGATTGCCAACCAGGACGAGTTCTACCCATCCGAGGGCTCCAATCCTGCCAAGCTCATCATGATCTCCTTCGGTTTCGGTTTCGGTGTCATGGTTGCCATTTTCCTCACCTGTAGAGTTTCTGGTGGTAACCTCAACCCTGCCGTCACCCTGTCCCTGGTGCTTGCAAGAGCCATTTCGCCGATTCGTGGTCTTATCATGATGGTGTCCCAGATAGTGGCTGGTATggccgctgctggtgcagcCTCTGCTATGACTCCCGGCCCAGTGGCTTTTGCTAACGGTCTTGGCGGAGGATGCTCCAAGAGCAGAGGTCTTTTCATCGAGATGTTCGGTACCACTTTGCTGTGTATTACTGTTCTGATGACTGCTGTGGAGCAATCGAACCTTTCAGACTACGCTCCAGTGTGCATTGGTCTATCGCTTTTCCTGGGTCACTTAATTTGCGTCTACTACACCGGTGCCGGCCTGAACCCTGCCAGATCGTTTGGTCCATGTATCGCTGCCAGATCCTTCCCTGTGTACCACTGGATCTATTGGGTGGGCCCAATCCTTGGTTCTCTTCTTGCCTTCTCCAtttggcaattttggaAATTGCTTGATTACGAGACCTGCGTTGTTGAGCAGGAAGATTAG
- a CDS encoding Mitochondrial external NADH dehydrogenase, a type II NAD(P)H:quinone oxidoreductase produces the protein MQRQLASVGRRLGQRRLFGHSSKVLQTVKPAEPVQPVSTPKRKKAGFFTYTFYGLIAAALAETAYLTYSVYKETNPGSQKPQSLLKENGNKKKNIVILGSGWGAISFLHKLDTTQYNVTIVSPRNYFLFTPLLPSVPTSTVGSNSICDPVRTIARQTPGEVIYYEAAATDVDPVNQTVKIVHKNMNFAHGEAFVNKDDPIEKTLNYDYLIYAVGAKVNTFGIPGIPEYASFLKEAQDATAVRQKLFNAIEASRLLPEDSEERKRLLTFVVCGGGPTGVELAAEVKDYIDQDLLKFIPGIDKEMKVVLVEALPNVLNMFHPKLIEYTKEVFKTQHVDLRTNTMVKKVDARNVYASAKKPDGTTEEVVIPYGTLVWAGGNAQRELTRSLADKITEQKTARRGLLVNEYMKLDGDDHIYALGDCTFTANAPTAQVAHQQGEFLADHFNKLAKIDDLEYLTSLEKDEASKEKHLKRLERYKNSIKPFSYRHQGALAYVGSERAVADLTWGSWSTVALGGNLTFFFWRTAYVSMILGVRSKLLVISDWIKVSMFGRDCSKD, from the coding sequence ATGCAACGACAACTAGCGTCAGTGGGTAGACGTCTCGGACAAAGACGCCTGTTTGGACACTCCTCAAAGGTTCTCCAGACGGTCAAGCCGGCCGAGCCGGTCCAGCCTGTTTCGACTCCGAAGCGCAAAAAGGCCGGATTTTTCACCTACACTTTTTATGGGCTTATCGCTGCCGCTTTGGCCGAAACTGCTTACCTGACCTACTCTGTTTACAAGGAGACCAATCCAGGTTCGCAGAAGCCACAgtctcttttgaaagaaaacggaaacaagaagaagaacattGTTATTCTGGGTTCTGGCTGGGGAGCAATCTCATTCTTGCATAAGTTGGACACCACACAATATAATGTGACGATTGTTTCTCCACGTAACTATTTCCTGTTTACTCCACTTCTGCCATCTGTTCCAACCTCCACTGTTGGTTCCAATTCGATCTGCGACCCTGTTCGGACTATTGCCCGTCAAACTCCGGGCGAGGTGATTTATTatgaagctgctgcaaccGACGTGGATCCTGTGAACCAGACTGTCAAGATTGTTCACAAGAACATGAACTTTGCACACGGAGAAGCGTTTGTGAACAAAGATGATCCAATCGAGAAGACGCTGAATTACGACTATTTGATCTACGCTGTTGGAGCCAAGGTCAACACGTTCGGCATTCCCGGTATTCCAGAGTACGCTTCGTTCTTGAAAGAGGCCCAGGACGCCACTGCCGTGAGACAGAAACTTTTCAACGCCATTGAGGCATCCAGACTGTTGCCAGAAGACTCGGAGGAGCGCAAGCGTCTCTTGACGTTTGTTGTTTGTGGTGGAGGACCAACCGGTGTTGAATTGGCTGCTGAGGTGAAAGACTACATCGACCAGGACTTGCTCAAGTTCATTCCAGGAATCGACAAGGAAATGAAGGTGGTCTTGGTGGAGGCCCTGCCTAACGTTTTGAACATGTTCCATCCTAAGCTGATTGAGTACACGAAGGAGGTTTTCAAGACTCAACATGTCGATCTGAGAACCAACACTATGGTGAAAAAAGTGGATGCCAGAAACGTTTACGCTTCTGCCAAGAAGCCAGACGGCACCACCGAAGAGGTTGTGATTCCTTACGGTACACTTGTGTGGGCCGGTGGTAATGCCCAAAGAGAGTTGACCCGTTCGCTTGCTGATAAAATCACCGAGCAAAAGACGGCCAGAAGAGGACTTCTTGTCAATGAGTACATGAAGCTTGACGGAGACGACCACATCTATGCTTTGGGAGACTGCACCTTTACTGCCAATGCTCCAACTGCCCAGGTTGCTCACCAGCAGGGAGAGTTTTTAGCTGATcatttcaacaagctggctAAGATCGACGATCTCGAGTATCTCAcatctttggaaaaagacgagGCTTCTAAAGAGAAACACTTGAAGCGTCTTGAGAGATACAAGAACAGCATCAAGCCGTTCTCCTACAGACACCAAGGTGCTCTTGCCTACGTTGGTTCTGAGAGAGCCGTGGCCGACCTTACATGGGGCTCGTGGTCCACTGTTGCTCTTGGAGGAAACctcaccttcttcttctggagaACGGCCTACGTTTCCATGATATTAGGAGTCAGAAGCAAACTTCTTGTGATCAGCGACTGGATCAAGGTGTCGATGTTCGGTCGCGACTGCTCCAAAGACTAA
- a CDS encoding exosome complex component CSL4, which translates to MNALVLPGQPIVPVHTTNHTYVSGSNTLQIERTVDGTVVPCIVATTLGSVHFTTNDNTSTVSVQSSGAKIANFTPSENDVVIAKVTKISSNKVHLDILHVQDASIHLSNLLLNDYGENFKAVIRSSDIRSTDRDKVKVGECFRPGDIVKALVISLGDGINYYLSTARNDLGVIHARSKSGKLLYPLDWETMVVPETGELEPRKCANIN; encoded by the coding sequence ATGAACGCCTTGGTATTGCCAGGACAGCCAATTGTCCCCGTCCATACGACCAACCACACCTATGTGTCAGGCTCCAACACGCTGCAGATAGAGAGAACAGTTGATGGAACGGTTGTTCCATGCATTGTCGCTACCACTTTGGGCTCTGTGCACTTTACCACCAACGATAACACGTCCACCGTTTCAGTGCAATCGAGTGGAGCTAAAATCGCCAATTTCACGCCTTCTGAAAACGACGTGGTCATTGCCAAAGTTACAAAGATATCGTCCAACAAAGTCCACCTCGATATCCTACACGTTCAAGACGCAAGCATTCATTTATCTAATTTATTGCTAAACGATTACGGCGAGAATTTCAAAGCCGTGATTCGCTCCTCAGACATCCGCTCCACAGACAGAGACAAAGTGAAAGTCGGAGAGTGTTTTAGACCAGGAGATATCGTCAAGGCGCTGGTGATTTCTCTGGGAGACGGAATAAATTACTACCTGTCCACAGCAAGAAACGATTTAGGAGTGATACACGCGCGTTCGAAATCGGGCAAGCTACTCTACCCGCTAGACTGGGAAACGATGGTGGTGCCCGAAACAGGCGAACTGGAACCGCGCAAGTGCGCCAACATTAATTAG